A section of the Clostridium felsineum DSM 794 genome encodes:
- a CDS encoding AraC family transcriptional regulator yields the protein MDKKKGYLNEDFQLFHLKDKKSQSFEFHYHDFNKIIIFISGKVTYLIEGKAYELRPWDILLVNNHDVHKPIIDSKKTYERIIIWANSEFIEKHNYDNCNLANCFEVAKEKSFNLVRLKNEFKDNIKFIINSLEESIVSEEFGSKLLSNSLFMQLIVYLNRVHLAKSYLKDKDTFQYDKQIEKILKYINTNLNNDLSIENIAQRFFISKYYLMHKFKKETGYTVHNYVLQKRLLLSKDMIKDGETITKTYLQCGFKDYSSYFRAFKKLFGKSPRDFCNNI from the coding sequence ATGGACAAGAAAAAAGGGTATCTTAATGAAGATTTTCAGCTTTTTCATTTAAAGGATAAAAAAAGTCAAAGCTTTGAATTTCATTACCATGATTTTAATAAAATAATAATATTTATATCTGGAAAGGTTACATACCTTATAGAAGGAAAAGCCTACGAGCTTAGGCCTTGGGATATTCTACTTGTAAATAATCATGATGTGCATAAACCAATTATTGATTCAAAGAAAACTTATGAGAGAATAATTATATGGGCAAACTCTGAATTTATAGAAAAACATAATTATGACAATTGTAATCTTGCTAATTGCTTTGAGGTGGCAAAGGAAAAGAGTTTTAATCTTGTAAGACTTAAAAATGAGTTTAAGGATAATATTAAGTTTATAATAAATTCCCTTGAAGAATCTATTGTGTCAGAGGAATTTGGAAGTAAACTCTTAAGTAATTCGCTTTTTATGCAGCTTATTGTTTATTTAAATAGAGTCCATTTGGCAAAATCCTATTTGAAGGATAAGGACACTTTTCAGTATGATAAACAGATTGAAAAAATATTAAAATATATTAATACTAATTTGAATAACGATCTTTCAATAGAAAATATAGCTCAAAGATTTTTTATAAGTAAATATTATCTTATGCACAAATTTAAAAAAGAAACGGGGTATACTGTGCATAACTATGTGCTTCAAAAAAGATTACTGCTTTCAAAGGATATGATAAAAGATGGAGAAACAATAACTAAAACATATCTTCAGTGTGGATTTAAGGACTATTCATCTTATTTTCGTGCTTTTAAAAAACTTTTTGGGAAATCACCAAGAGACTTTTGTAATAATATTTGA
- a CDS encoding tetratricopeptide repeat protein, with protein MIKYKKKIAALMLLATCLSGCSYDLKDLQNLNKKSSSVDTKGITILCEHKKYTEAMKIVDDYLKKHPDDRVALCDKGYVLVAQGKNEEGLLQLVKANEKYPNDDAILNNMSWAYNNLKMYKLANSYADQSLKKEPNTAEELSNKGTALFGLKDYKKAESYYTKAIEKKSTDKTAIWGKALSLYKEKSYNKSLTYFKKYYKLDSSDMEASYYIEKCYISLHDVDGAISTFKDNIIVNPKNKGNYFALGDMYVKKEDYSSAISCYDNLAEIDSEDPEIYFEKAICLIKNGDKDGACENLKIALNYDSDYIDDIKEEPAFDVLKDYDKFKEIFNAN; from the coding sequence ATGATAAAATATAAGAAAAAAATTGCAGCATTAATGCTTTTAGCAACTTGCTTAAGTGGATGTAGTTATGATTTAAAAGATCTACAAAATTTAAATAAAAAATCATCTAGTGTTGATACAAAAGGAATAACAATACTATGTGAACATAAAAAGTATACAGAGGCAATGAAAATAGTTGATGATTACTTAAAGAAGCATCCTGATGATAGGGTAGCACTTTGTGATAAGGGATATGTACTTGTAGCACAGGGGAAAAATGAAGAAGGCCTACTACAATTAGTAAAAGCAAACGAAAAATATCCTAATGATGATGCTATTTTAAATAATATGAGTTGGGCGTATAACAATCTTAAGATGTATAAGCTTGCTAATAGTTATGCAGATCAATCATTGAAGAAAGAGCCTAATACAGCAGAAGAGCTCAGCAATAAGGGAACTGCATTATTTGGACTAAAGGATTATAAAAAGGCAGAAAGTTATTACACTAAGGCAATAGAAAAGAAATCGACTGACAAAACAGCTATTTGGGGAAAAGCCTTAAGTTTATATAAAGAAAAAAGCTACAACAAAAGTTTAACATATTTTAAAAAATATTATAAGCTAGACTCTAGTGACATGGAAGCATCCTACTATATAGAAAAATGCTATATATCCCTTCATGATGTAGATGGTGCTATAAGTACCTTTAAAGACAATATAATAGTAAACCCTAAGAATAAAGGAAACTATTTTGCACTGGGAGATATGTACGTGAAGAAAGAAGACTATTCCAGTGCCATAAGCTGTTATGATAATTTAGCAGAAATAGATTCGGAAGACCCAGAAATATATTTTGAGAAGGCTATATGTCTTATTAAAAATGGGGACAAGGATGGAGCTTGTGAAAATTTAAAAATAGCTTTAAATTATGATAGCGATTATATTGATGATATAAAAGAAGAGCCAGCTTTTGATGTACTTAAGGATTATGATAAATTTAAAGAAATATTCAATGCAAATTAG
- a CDS encoding methyl-accepting chemotaxis protein: MKIKSVRARTLVSVLPVIVVILMIIISVSYYFSRNMLNKEIDLKMTNNINQLKETITNKLEGHQRVAETLARTIEADNFTITNKDYKSLLSKYSEINADTFGVGIWYEPWKFKSDMKYFGPYVYKDGDKLVYTEDYMTADYDYPSQPWYKDSKNSKVNWTPPYYDSATQITMATAAVPFYDKNNNFIGETSADINLNKLQHMVDSLKIGNTGKAFLLTKEGFYITGSKDKIMKQSIKKDSKFSEVSGEILSGKSGSSNYTDGSDKRLVYYTSIGQTNWILAITISQSEIYKSLNSLLNIMILLSLGMLILVSATIIVYGNYITKNIAKVNNFSKTISEGDLTNTMKVASEDELGDMTKNLNTMAENLKNVFRNFRVNLDNIVGTSEELKQSAEKTEMASAKVSNSMAEISEKVDLQASSTRSMSMGVEGINKAIKNIKENISKTFELSDFASRAAGNGDKLIGEAVKQIDKMAKNVNESVDKVNMLEDKSNKINSIIEIINSISEQTDLLALNAAIEAASAGEAGRGFAVVADEVRKLAGESSKAAEEIGILIRDIQLEINNTIESMKIGAEAVDKGSNLVKTAGNSFEEIVKSVKQVSDKINDVVNEVDGIYNSSNNMTNNVSNIAGAADLTSENVKGIAEASEEQSALMEQIVRASEALTKIVVELQGEIKRYKI, translated from the coding sequence ATGAAGATTAAAAGTGTTAGGGCAAGAACCTTAGTATCAGTATTACCAGTTATAGTTGTTATATTGATGATTATAATATCAGTTAGCTACTATTTTTCCAGAAATATGCTTAATAAAGAAATTGATTTGAAAATGACTAATAATATAAATCAATTAAAAGAGACAATTACAAACAAACTTGAAGGGCATCAAAGGGTAGCAGAAACCCTTGCAAGAACTATAGAGGCAGATAATTTTACTATAACTAATAAAGATTACAAAAGCTTACTTAGTAAATATTCAGAAATAAATGCTGACACTTTTGGAGTAGGTATTTGGTATGAACCTTGGAAATTTAAAAGTGATATGAAATACTTTGGACCTTATGTGTATAAAGACGGAGACAAGCTAGTTTATACAGAGGATTATATGACAGCGGATTATGATTATCCTAGTCAACCTTGGTATAAAGATAGTAAAAACAGTAAGGTGAATTGGACACCACCTTATTATGATTCTGCGACCCAAATTACTATGGCAACTGCGGCTGTTCCTTTTTATGATAAAAATAATAATTTTATAGGGGAAACTAGTGCTGATATAAATTTAAATAAGCTTCAACACATGGTAGATAGTTTAAAGATAGGCAACACAGGAAAAGCATTTTTGTTAACTAAAGAAGGCTTTTATATAACTGGAAGCAAAGATAAGATTATGAAGCAAAGCATCAAAAAGGATAGTAAATTTTCTGAAGTATCAGGAGAAATATTAAGTGGTAAAAGTGGGAGCAGCAATTATACTGATGGAAGTGATAAAAGGTTGGTATATTATACTTCTATTGGACAAACTAATTGGATCTTAGCAATAACTATATCACAATCAGAAATATACAAATCACTTAATTCACTGCTAAATATAATGATTTTGTTAAGTCTTGGTATGCTAATATTAGTTTCTGCTACTATTATAGTTTATGGTAATTATATAACAAAGAATATAGCTAAGGTTAACAACTTTTCTAAAACTATTTCTGAGGGTGATCTTACAAATACTATGAAGGTAGCATCTGAGGATGAATTAGGAGATATGACTAAAAACTTAAATACAATGGCTGAAAATCTAAAAAATGTATTTAGGAATTTTAGAGTTAATCTTGATAATATTGTAGGTACCTCAGAAGAACTTAAACAGAGTGCAGAAAAGACAGAAATGGCATCAGCAAAGGTTTCAAATAGCATGGCTGAGATATCAGAAAAGGTGGATTTGCAGGCAAGCAGTACTAGATCTATGTCAATGGGAGTTGAAGGTATAAATAAGGCAATTAAGAATATTAAAGAGAATATTTCTAAAACCTTTGAGCTTTCTGATTTTGCCTCAAGGGCAGCAGGAAATGGAGATAAGCTTATAGGTGAAGCTGTGAAACAAATAGATAAAATGGCAAAGAACGTAAACGAAAGTGTAGATAAGGTAAATATGCTAGAGGATAAGTCAAATAAAATTAATAGTATAATTGAGATCATAAATAGTATATCAGAGCAAACAGATTTATTAGCACTTAATGCTGCAATTGAAGCGGCTAGTGCAGGTGAAGCTGGACGGGGTTTTGCAGTAGTTGCAGATGAAGTTAGAAAGCTAGCAGGGGAATCTAGCAAAGCAGCAGAGGAAATAGGAATTTTAATTAGAGATATTCAACTTGAAATAAATAACACTATAGAATCCATGAAAATAGGAGCTGAAGCAGTAGATAAGGGAAGTAATTTAGTAAAGACAGCGGGAAATTCCTTCGAGGAGATTGTAAAGTCAGTAAAACAAGTATCTGATAAGATAAATGATGTAGTGAATGAAGTAGATGGAATATATAATAGTTCTAATAATATGACAAATAATGTTTCAAATATAGCAGGTGCAGCAGATTTAACCTCCGAAAACGTAAAGGGAATTGCAGAAGCTTCTGAGGAACAGTCAGCTTTAATGGAACAAATTGTTAGGGCGTCAGAAGCTTTAACTAAAATAGTTGTAGAACTTCAAGGGGAAATAAAAAGATATAAAATATAA
- a CDS encoding UDP-N-acetylmuramoyl-L-alanyl-D-glutamate--2,6-diaminopimelate ligase — MKLKELLHNLDYKIIKGDVNIEIDGISYNSKKVKKNYAFVSIKGAHFDGHDFIKEAAQNGAAAVIIDDAFCDDIENVTLVKVHNSKVALACLCNLFYEEPSKELNLIGVTGTNGKTTVIHYIRDMLEAHGESTGTIGTLGYELKDKEINVEKINPTTPEALELNQILRDFIDKDAKNAVMEVTSSALMKHRVDFCSFKVGVFTNLSQDHLDEHGTMENYKNEKIKLFKKCPVGVINLDDNIAAEIMAKGTCKFFTYGVLTKADLTAKSISYSPNSVSFEVKYKALSSKITVNVPGEFTVYNTLAAIGSLLCLGFQFEEVLKLTSHIKPVLGRLETVKNPLNKNIIIDYAHTPDSLEKLLIMAREMTNGKIITVFGCGGDRDKSKRGLMGMAVGILSDYCIITSDNPRHEKPEDIIRDIERGMQSINSSYEKVTDRREAIKRGIENLKEEDILIIAGKGHEDYQIIGNTKIHFDDREVVTEFLN; from the coding sequence ATGAAATTAAAAGAACTTTTGCATAACCTTGATTACAAAATAATAAAAGGGGACGTTAATATAGAAATAGATGGTATAAGTTACAATTCTAAAAAAGTGAAAAAAAATTATGCCTTTGTCTCCATTAAAGGAGCACATTTTGATGGTCATGATTTTATTAAAGAAGCTGCGCAAAATGGGGCTGCTGCAGTCATAATAGATGATGCTTTTTGTGATGATATAGAAAATGTAACTTTAGTAAAAGTCCATAATTCTAAGGTAGCTTTAGCATGCCTATGTAATTTATTTTATGAGGAGCCCTCTAAAGAACTAAATTTAATTGGAGTTACTGGTACTAATGGAAAAACTACTGTTATTCATTATATACGTGATATGCTTGAAGCTCATGGTGAAAGCACTGGTACCATAGGAACCTTAGGTTACGAATTAAAAGATAAGGAAATAAATGTAGAAAAAATTAATCCTACTACACCGGAAGCTTTAGAACTGAATCAAATATTAAGAGACTTTATAGACAAGGATGCTAAAAATGCTGTTATGGAGGTAACCTCTTCTGCTCTAATGAAACATAGAGTTGACTTTTGCAGCTTTAAGGTAGGTGTATTTACAAACCTTTCTCAGGACCATCTTGATGAACACGGTACCATGGAAAACTATAAAAATGAAAAGATAAAGCTATTTAAAAAATGTCCTGTTGGTGTAATAAATCTTGATGACAATATTGCTGCAGAGATTATGGCAAAAGGAACCTGTAAGTTTTTCACTTATGGAGTTTTAACTAAGGCAGATCTTACAGCTAAAAGCATAAGCTATAGTCCAAATTCCGTATCCTTTGAGGTTAAATATAAAGCTTTATCCTCAAAAATCACAGTAAATGTACCTGGTGAGTTTACTGTTTACAACACTTTAGCTGCTATAGGAAGTTTACTTTGCCTAGGTTTTCAATTTGAGGAGGTTTTAAAATTAACTAGTCATATAAAACCTGTTTTAGGAAGACTAGAAACCGTGAAAAATCCTTTAAACAAAAATATTATAATAGATTATGCTCATACTCCTGATTCGCTTGAAAAACTACTAATTATGGCTAGAGAAATGACTAACGGGAAAATTATAACAGTATTTGGCTGCGGCGGCGATAGAGATAAAAGTAAAAGAGGTCTTATGGGCATGGCCGTTGGAATTCTTTCTGATTACTGTATAATAACCTCCGATAATCCTAGGCACGAGAAACCTGAGGATATTATAAGAGATATTGAACGAGGCATGCAATCCATAAATTCTTCCTACGAAAAAGTTACAGATAGAAGAGAAGCAATTAAACGCGGTATTGAAAACCTAAAGGAAGAGGATATTTTAATAATAGCAGGAAAAGGTCATGAAGATTATCAAATTATCGGTAACACAAAAATTCATTTTGATGATAGAGAAGTTGTTACTGAATTTTTAAATTAA